The following is a genomic window from Arthrobacter sp. NicSoilB4.
GGCCGCTGCTAGTTTCGCAAATGAGGGCTATCCGGCGCACCGCCATCCGGGACCGCGCCGTGACGGAAGGAAAACATGACCACGCTGAGCAGGCCGCCGGCAGACCCGTCGGCGCCGCGGCCGCGAACCAAATCCACCGTGAAGAACTGGCTGCTGGTCGGGCTTCAGGACAGCAAGGGCAGCCACCAGGGCCCGGGCGGTGTGCCCACGGCCCACGAGAAAAAGCACACCTGGTGGCAGGTGATGTGCCTGACCGGCGTCGACTATTTCTCCACCCTGGGCTACCAGCCGGCGATCGCCGCGCTCGCCGCCGGCGTGATTTCGCCGCTCGCGACCCTCGTGCTCGTCGCGATCACGTTGCTGGGCGCCTTGCCCGTCTACCGCCGCGTGGCGGGCGAGAGCCACCGGGGCGAGGGCTCCATCGCGATGCTCGAACGGCTCATGCCGCGATGGGGCGGCAAGCTGTTCGTCCTGGTCCTGCTCGGTTTCGCCGCGACGGACTTCATGATCACCATGACGCTGTCGGCGGCCGACGCCACCGCCCACCTGATCCAGAACCCGATCGCCCCCAGCTGGCTGCAGGGACAAAACGTGCTGATCACGCTGTTCCTGCTGGCGATGCTGGGTGCGGTCTTCCTGCGCGGCTTCAAGGAGGCCATCGGCGTCGCGGTCCTGATCGTTGCCGTGTACCTGAGCCTGAACGTCGTTGTGCTGGCAGTTTCGGTCGTTGAGGTGTTCACGCACCCCGTTGCCGTGGACAACTGGTGGCAGGCAATCTCCACGTCCCACGGCAACCCCCTGCTGGCGGTCGGGTTTGCCTTGCTCGTGTTCCCCAAACTGGCACTGGGTCTTTCCGGGTTCGAGACGGGCGTTGCCGTTATGCCGCAGATCCGGGGCCACGCACGCGATACCGAGGACAACCCCGCCGGCCGCATCGCGGGAACCCGCAAGCTGCTGACGACGGCGGCGCTCATCATGAGCAGCTTCCTGATCGTCAGCAGTTTCACCACCGTGGTGCTCATCCCGGAGCAGGAATTCCAGCCCGGCGGGCAGGCGAACGGGCGCGCGCTGGCGTTCCTGGCCCACGACTACCTGGGAGTAGGGTTCGGCACCGTCTATGACATCAGCACCATCGCGATCCTCTGGTTCGCCGGGGCTTCCGCGCTGGCCGGGCTGCTGAACCTGGTGCCCCGCTACCTGCCCCGCTACGGGATGGCCCCCGAGTGGGCCCGGGCGGTCCGGCCGCTGGTGCTGGTGTTCACCCTCGTCGCATTCCTGGTCACCTGGCTGTTCGACGCCGACGTCGACGCGCAGGGCGGCGCCTACGCCACCGGCGTCCTGGTCCTGATGACCTCGGCCGCGGTGGCCGTGACGCTGTCGGCCCGCCGTAAGCGGCAGCGCAAACGCACGGTCGGGTTCGGCGTCGTTGCCGTCGTCTTCATCTACACCACCGTCGCGAACATCATCGAACGGCCGGAGGGTATCCGGATCGCTTCCGTGTTCATCCTGGGGATCATTGTCATTTCGCTGCTGTCCCGGGTCGGGCGTTCCTTTGAACTGCACGCCACCCGGGTCCATCTGGACTCTGAGGCGCTGGAATTCATGTCCGACGAACTGGACGGGCCCATCCGGATCATCGCCCATGAACCGCTCCGACTGAGCGCGGAGGCCTACCGGCAGAAACTGGAGTCCGCCATGGAGGTCAGCCATTTGCCGGTGGACTACCGGGCCCTGTTCCTCGAGGTGGTCGTGGACGACTCCTCCGACTTCGAGACCGAACTCTTCGTCCGCGGCGTCACCCGGCACGGCTACCGGATCCTGGAAGTCCACGGACCCGTGGTGCCGAACACGATCGCCTCTGTCCTGCTTCACATCCGCGATGTGACGGGCCTGATGCCGCATGTCTACTTCCGCTGGACCGAGGGCAACCCGGTCACCAACCTGCTTCGCTTCCTGGCGTTTGGCGAAGGGGAAATCGCGCCGGTGACCCGTGAAGTGCTGCGGGAAGCGGAACCGGACGTGACCCGGCGCCCGTGGGTCCACGTCGGCTGACCGCCAGACGCGTCCACGACAAACGCCCCTCCCGAGGATTCCTCGAGCGGGGCGTTTGTGGTGTTGGGGAAAGCATGGCGGCCGGCTGGCCGGTGCTGCTATCCGGAGTGCTTAGAGCGGGCGGATGTTCTCAGCCTGCGGGCCCTTCGGGCCCTGGGTGACGTCGAACTCGACCTTCTGGTTCTCGTCCAGGGAGCGGTAGCCGCTGCTGGCGATTGCCGAGTAGTGGGCGAAAACGTCGGCTGACCCGTCATCCGGGGCAATGAAGCCAAAACCCTTTTCGGCGTTGAACCATTTAACTGTGCCTGTAGCCATGCCATATCCTTCTGAAATGCTGCTGATCTCCGGCGGCCCGGAGGCCAACGGCTGCGGAGACATTCGTCCGCTGTTGCCCAACCTACGGGTCCGGGGGCCTGGGTGCAAGAGGCCAACGGGCGCATTTCGTCCGGTCCCGGGGCTATAGTCGGGGCACCATGGCAACAATATCGGTGGTTATCCCGACCCGGAACGACGCCGACATGCTCGCCGCGTGCCTCGCGGCACTGGCCGGCCAGACCCGTCCGGCCGACGAAATCGTCGTTGTGGACAATGCCAGCACGGACAATACCGCGGCGGTCTGCGCAGCGGCCGGCGCCCGGCGGATCGCCGTCGAACTCCCCGGAATTGCAGCCTGCACGGCTCACGGCTTCGATGAAGCGCGCGGCGAACTGATCGCCAGGCTGGACACGGACTCGATTCCGCCGGCCGACTGGCTCGAGCGGGTCGCGGCCATCCTTGACAAGGCCGGCCCGCTGTCGGCCGTGTCCGGCCCCGGCGACTTCTACGGCGGCAACAGGTTCGCCCGGTGGGCGGGACGGAGCGTCTACATTGCCGGGTATTTCTGGGCCATCGGCTGGCTGCTGGGGCATCCTCCGCTGTTTGGCTCGAATTTCGCCATGCGGTCGGACGTCTGGGACCGGATCCGGGGCTCCGTCCATCGGGGCCTTCCGCCGGTCCACGATGACCTGGACATTTCCTACCAGATCCCGCCCGAGGTGACGGTCATCGCTGACCCGTCGCTGAGGGTGCAGGTCTCCGCGCGGCCGCTGGCGAGCAGGCATTCAGTGGGGCGCAGGCTGTCGATGGCGTGGACCACGTTCCGTGTCGAGTTCAAGCAGGAAAGCCCCTTCCGGCGGCGCCGGCGCCGCCGGCAGTGGGAACGCGGCCACCCCCGTTAAGCGGATCCGTAGAGTGCGATCAGGTCGCGGCTCATTTGGTGCGGCGAGGTCTCGCTCGGACTATG
Proteins encoded in this region:
- a CDS encoding amino acid transporter — encoded protein: MTTLSRPPADPSAPRPRTKSTVKNWLLVGLQDSKGSHQGPGGVPTAHEKKHTWWQVMCLTGVDYFSTLGYQPAIAALAAGVISPLATLVLVAITLLGALPVYRRVAGESHRGEGSIAMLERLMPRWGGKLFVLVLLGFAATDFMITMTLSAADATAHLIQNPIAPSWLQGQNVLITLFLLAMLGAVFLRGFKEAIGVAVLIVAVYLSLNVVVLAVSVVEVFTHPVAVDNWWQAISTSHGNPLLAVGFALLVFPKLALGLSGFETGVAVMPQIRGHARDTEDNPAGRIAGTRKLLTTAALIMSSFLIVSSFTTVVLIPEQEFQPGGQANGRALAFLAHDYLGVGFGTVYDISTIAILWFAGASALAGLLNLVPRYLPRYGMAPEWARAVRPLVLVFTLVAFLVTWLFDADVDAQGGAYATGVLVLMTSAAVAVTLSARRKRQRKRTVGFGVVAVVFIYTTVANIIERPEGIRIASVFILGIIVISLLSRVGRSFELHATRVHLDSEALEFMSDELDGPIRIIAHEPLRLSAEAYRQKLESAMEVSHLPVDYRALFLEVVVDDSSDFETELFVRGVTRHGYRILEVHGPVVPNTIASVLLHIRDVTGLMPHVYFRWTEGNPVTNLLRFLAFGEGEIAPVTREVLREAEPDVTRRPWVHVG
- a CDS encoding cold-shock protein produces the protein MATGTVKWFNAEKGFGFIAPDDGSADVFAHYSAIASSGYRSLDENQKVEFDVTQGPKGPQAENIRPL
- a CDS encoding glycosyltransferase family A protein; the protein is MATISVVIPTRNDADMLAACLAALAGQTRPADEIVVVDNASTDNTAAVCAAAGARRIAVELPGIAACTAHGFDEARGELIARLDTDSIPPADWLERVAAILDKAGPLSAVSGPGDFYGGNRFARWAGRSVYIAGYFWAIGWLLGHPPLFGSNFAMRSDVWDRIRGSVHRGLPPVHDDLDISYQIPPEVTVIADPSLRVQVSARPLASRHSVGRRLSMAWTTFRVEFKQESPFRRRRRRRQWERGHPR